Proteins from one Cryptomeria japonica chromosome 4, Sugi_1.0, whole genome shotgun sequence genomic window:
- the LOC131074168 gene encoding cysteine-rich receptor-like protein kinase 10, with product MNYYSLPCFPYRGTTFLSTLFNLLLVTNFPSVICTYVGSRCDNTSTFANGSTYSTNLNLVIKDLYVNAPKSSGFNISSRGQSPNKVYGLLQCTGNISTERCSKCAVEANNSIHDLCPSDIGGKIWLDDCFMRYHNSNFISTLDTTGFHLLNTVDISKSRDAFENTTSKLLSNLSDKAYIPANKGFAAGSANYNATGIVYGLVQCWRDVSITDCRTCLAKARANLSDCCSTKQGAQFLSGSCKARYEIYHFFDSAQSPSPSPEGFMPPPPSTPEMKDAVNNRFQQNSAEQLHPLSSAVRITQKKSSKTLPIVLGFVGGIILVLFICLIIFRKRVKALFLKGPIALATPNQATEMHGVSPESELMQEHNLAFSLEALVEATQNFHDNNKLGEGGFGAVYKGTTRDGNAIAVKKLSAKSKQGKKEFMNEVKLVANVQHRNLARLLGCCVEGDQRLLVYDYFANRSLDTFLFDVEKRKELDWQKRYNIITGIARGLLYLHQESQLRIIHRDIKANNILLDHKLNPKIGDFGLAKLFPEDKTHIHTRVAGTYGYMPPEYAMRGQLSVKVDVYSFGVVLLEIVSGRKNNDIDLPYDMQHLVEWAWKLFQGRNALNMVHSEVSGVCQEQALRCIHVGLLCVQANPTLRPVMSDVITMISSSSVTLPNPSKPAFVSTGESHSSKTEPKSMSSWEIDEHKIVTKSHISAATTSSSSGIRSVNETSITEVEAR from the exons ATGAATTATTACTCTTTACCCTGTTTTCCTTACAGAGGAACAACTTTTCTTTCAACCCTCTTCAATTTGTTGTTGGTAACGAATTTTCCTTCTGTTATATGCACATATGTAGGGAGCAGATGCGACAATACCTCAACTTTCGCTAATGGCAGCACCTATTCCACAAACTTAAACCTAGTTATCAAAGATCTGTATGTTAATGCACCAAAAAGCTCAGGGTTTAACATTTCTTCCCGCGGCCAATCTCCCAATAAGGTATATGGTCTGCTTCAGTGTACTGGAAATATATCAACAGAGAGATGCTCAAAATGTGCAGTGGAAGCAAATAACAGCATTCACGACCTTTGCCCCAGCGACATAGGTGGGAAAATATGGTTGGATGACTGTTTCATGCGCTATCACAACTCTAATTTCATTTCAACACTTGATACTACTGGATTTCACTTGTTGAACACGGTGGATATTAGTAAAAGTAGAGATGCTTTCGAGAACACAACCAGCAAACTTCTGTCGAATCTGTCTGACAAAGCCTACATCCCTGCAAATAAGGGTTTTGCTGCTGGATCAGCCAATTATAATGCTACTGGAATAGTATATGGTTTAGTTCAGTGCTGGAGAGATGTATCAATAACAGATTGCAGAACATGCTTGGCTAAAGCAAGAGCAAATCTGAGCGATTGCTGTTCTACAAAACAAGGAGCACAGTTTCTGAGCGGGAGCTGTAAGGCAAGATATGAGATTTACCACTTTTTTGACTCTGCACAGTCACCCTCTCCCTCTCCTGAGGGGTTCATGCCTCCACCTCCTTCCACACCAGAAA TGAAAGACGCAGTAAATAACAGATTTCAACAGAACTCGGCAGAACAACTGCATCCACTGTCTTCCGCTGTCCGCATAACACAAA AGAAGTCTTCAAAAACATTACCTATCGTTTTGGGGTTTGTGGGAGGCATCATTCTAGTTTTATTTATTTGTCTGATCATATTCAGAAAAAGAGTTAAAGCTCTGTTTTTGAAGGGACCAATAGCTCTTGCTACTCCTAACCAAG CTACAGAGATGCATGGGGTTTCCCCTGAATCTGAGTTAATGCAAGAACATAATTTGGCCTTCAGCTTAGAAGCTCTAGTAGAAGCCACACAAAATTTTCATGACAACAATAAGCTTGGGGAGGGTGGCTTTGGTGCTGTATACAAG GGGACCACTAGAGATGGAAATGCGATAGCAGTGAAGAAACTTTCTGCCAAGTCTAAGCAAGGCAAGAAAGAATTTATGAATGAAGTAAAATTGGTGGCTAATGTTCAGCACCGAAACCTTGCAAGGCTGCTAGGCTGTTGTGTAGAGGGAGATCAAAggttgcttgtttatgattatTTTGCTAACAGGAGCTTAGACACATTTCTTTTTG ATGTAGAGAAGCGTAAAGAGCTAGACTGGCAAAAGCGCTATAATATCATCACTGGAATTGCTCGTGGGCTTCTCTACCTTCACCAGGAGTCACAATTGAGAATCATCCATAGAGATATTAAAGCAAACAATATTTTGCTTGACCACAAACTCAATCCAAAGATAGGTGACTTTGGCTTAGCCAAACTTTTTCCTGAAGACAAGACACACATCCATACAAGAGTTGCAGGCACATA CGGTTACATGCCTCCAGAGTATGCAATGAGAGGGCAGCTGTCTGTTAAAGTAGATGTCTATAGTTTTGGAGTAGTGCTGCTCGAGATCGTTAGTGGAAGGAAAAACAATGATATTGATCTTCCGTACGATATGCAACACCTTGTAGAATGG GCATGGAAACTGTTCCAGGGAAGAAATGCGCTGAATATGGTACATTCAGAGGTATCAGGGGTCTGTCAGGAGCAGGCCTTAAGATGTATTCATGTTGGGCTTCTCTGTGTACAAGCAAATCCAACACTTCGTCCAGTTATGTCTGATGTTATTACGATGATCTCTAGCAGTTCAGTGACATTACCAAATCCTTCAAAGCCTGCTTTTGTAAGTACAGGTGAGAGCCATTCTTCAAAAACAGAACCGAAGTCAATGTCAAGTTGGGAGATTGACGAGCATAAAATTGTAACAAAATCACATATTTCTGCTGCAACTACGTCATCTTCATCGGGTATTCGTTCAGTAAATGAAACTTCCATTACCGAAGTAGAGGCTAGGTAA